A stretch of the Streptomyces ortus genome encodes the following:
- the aceE gene encoding pyruvate dehydrogenase (acetyl-transferring), homodimeric type yields MASGPDRNPIIIGGLPSQVPDFDPEETQEWLDSLDAAVDQRGRERARYLMLRLIERAREKRVAVPEMRSTDYINTIATKDEPFFPGNEEIERKILNATRWNAAVMVSRAQRPGIGVGGHIATFASSASLYDVGFNHFFRGKDGGDGGDQIFFQGHASPGIYARAFLLDRLDEAQLDAFRQEKSKAPRALSSYPHPRSMPDFWEFPTVSMGLGPLGAIFQARMNRYMEARSIADTSKSHVWAFLGDGEMDEPESLGQLSIAAREGLDNLTFVVNCNLQRLDGPVRGNGKIIQELESQFRGAGWNVIKLVWDRSWDPLLAQDRDGVLVNKLNTTPDGQFQTYATETGAYIREHFFGGDHRLRAMVENMTDDQILHLGRGGHDHRKVYAAFAAAKAHKGQPTVVLAQTVKGWTLGPNFEGRNATHQMKKLTVADLKGFRDRLHLPISDKELESGAPPYYHPGRDSDEIQYMHDRRKGNGGYVPTRVVRAKPLALPEDKTYASVKKGSGQQSIATTMAFVRLLKDLMRDKEIGKRFVLIAPDEYRTFGMDSFFPSAKIYNPLGQQYEAVDRELLLAYKESPTGQMLHDGISEAGCTASLIAAGSAYATHGEPLIPVYVFYSMFGFQRTGDQFWQMADQLARGFVLGATAGRTTLTGEGLQHADGHSQLLASTNPGCVAYDPAYGFEIAHIVQDGLRRMYGSSEEHPHGEDVFYYLTVYNEPIQHPAEPADVDVEGILKGIHRFAPGTAGSIPAQIMASGVAVPWAVEAQRLLAEDWDVRADVWSATSWNELRREAVEVERHNLLHPEEEQRVPYVTRKLSGAEGPFVAVSDWMRAVPDQISRWVPGTYQSLGADGFGFADTRGAARRFFHIDAESIVVGVLTELAREGKVDRSLLKQAVDRYQLLDVSAADPGAAGGDA; encoded by the coding sequence GTGGCTTCCGGACCCGATCGCAACCCGATCATCATTGGCGGCCTTCCGAGTCAGGTCCCTGACTTCGATCCCGAAGAGACCCAGGAGTGGCTCGACTCCCTCGACGCCGCCGTGGACCAGCGCGGCCGTGAGCGGGCCCGCTATCTCATGCTGCGACTGATCGAACGCGCCCGCGAGAAGCGCGTGGCCGTTCCCGAGATGCGCAGCACCGACTACATCAACACCATCGCCACCAAGGACGAGCCGTTCTTCCCCGGCAACGAGGAGATCGAGCGCAAGATCCTCAACGCGACCCGCTGGAACGCGGCCGTGATGGTGTCCAGGGCCCAGCGGCCCGGTATCGGTGTCGGCGGCCACATCGCCACCTTCGCGTCCTCCGCCTCGCTCTACGACGTCGGCTTCAACCACTTCTTCCGCGGCAAGGACGGGGGTGACGGCGGCGACCAGATCTTCTTCCAGGGGCACGCCTCCCCCGGTATCTACGCCCGCGCGTTCCTCCTGGACCGCCTGGACGAGGCGCAGCTGGACGCCTTCCGGCAGGAGAAGTCGAAGGCTCCGCGCGCACTGTCCTCGTACCCGCACCCGCGCTCGATGCCGGACTTCTGGGAGTTCCCGACCGTCTCCATGGGCCTGGGGCCGCTCGGCGCGATCTTCCAGGCGCGGATGAACCGCTACATGGAGGCGCGCTCCATCGCGGACACCTCCAAGTCCCATGTCTGGGCGTTCCTCGGCGACGGCGAGATGGACGAGCCGGAGTCGCTCGGCCAGCTGTCCATCGCCGCGCGCGAGGGCCTGGACAACCTCACGTTCGTCGTCAACTGCAACCTCCAGCGCCTCGACGGGCCCGTACGCGGCAACGGCAAGATCATCCAGGAGCTGGAGTCGCAGTTCCGGGGCGCCGGCTGGAACGTCATCAAGCTGGTCTGGGACCGCAGCTGGGACCCGCTGCTCGCGCAGGACCGCGACGGCGTGCTCGTCAACAAGCTGAACACCACGCCCGACGGCCAGTTCCAGACGTACGCCACCGAGACCGGCGCGTACATCCGCGAGCACTTCTTCGGCGGCGACCACCGGCTGCGCGCCATGGTCGAGAACATGACCGACGACCAGATCCTGCACCTGGGCCGCGGCGGCCACGACCACCGCAAGGTCTACGCGGCCTTCGCGGCGGCCAAGGCGCACAAGGGCCAGCCGACCGTGGTCCTCGCCCAGACGGTCAAGGGCTGGACGCTCGGCCCGAACTTCGAGGGCCGCAACGCCACGCACCAGATGAAGAAGCTGACGGTCGCCGATCTCAAGGGCTTCCGCGACCGGCTGCACCTGCCGATCTCCGACAAGGAGCTGGAGTCCGGCGCGCCGCCGTACTACCACCCGGGCCGGGACTCCGACGAGATCCAGTACATGCACGACCGCCGCAAGGGCAACGGCGGGTACGTCCCGACGCGTGTCGTGCGCGCGAAGCCGCTCGCGCTGCCCGAGGACAAGACGTACGCGAGTGTGAAGAAGGGTTCGGGTCAGCAGTCGATCGCCACGACCATGGCGTTCGTACGGCTCCTCAAGGACCTCATGCGGGACAAGGAGATCGGCAAGCGGTTCGTGCTGATCGCGCCGGACGAGTACCGCACGTTCGGCATGGACTCGTTCTTCCCGAGCGCGAAGATCTACAATCCGCTGGGGCAGCAGTACGAGGCCGTGGACCGGGAACTGCTCCTCGCGTACAAGGAGTCGCCGACCGGGCAGATGCTGCACGACGGCATCTCGGAGGCGGGTTGCACGGCGTCGCTGATCGCGGCCGGTTCGGCGTACGCCACGCACGGCGAGCCGCTGATCCCGGTGTACGTCTTCTACTCGATGTTCGGTTTCCAGCGCACCGGCGACCAGTTCTGGCAGATGGCCGACCAGTTGGCGCGCGGGTTCGTGCTGGGTGCGACCGCGGGGCGGACGACCCTGACCGGTGAGGGTCTGCAGCACGCGGACGGGCACTCGCAGTTGCTCGCCTCGACCAACCCGGGATGTGTCGCGTACGACCCGGCGTACGGGTTCGAGATCGCGCACATCGTGCAGGACGGGCTGCGGCGGATGTACGGCTCGTCCGAGGAGCACCCGCACGGCGAGGACGTCTTCTACTACCTCACCGTCTACAACGAGCCGATCCAGCACCCGGCCGAGCCGGCGGACGTCGACGTCGAGGGCATCCTCAAGGGCATCCACCGTTTCGCGCCCGGGACCGCGGGCTCCATCCCGGCGCAGATCATGGCGTCCGGCGTGGCGGTGCCGTGGGCCGTCGAGGCGCAGCGACTGCTCGCCGAGGACTGGGACGTACGGGCCGACGTGTGGTCGGCGACCTCCTGGAACGAGCTGCGACGCGAGGCCGTGGAGGTGGAGCGGCACAATCTGCTGCACCCGGAGGAGGAGCAGCGGGTTCCCTATGTGACGCGGAAGCTGTCGGGTGCCGAGGGGCCGTTCGTGGCCGTTTCCGACTGGATGCGGGCGGTTCCGGACCAGATTTCGCGGTGGGTGCCGGGGACTTACCAGTCGCTGGGGGCGGACGGGTTCGGGTTCGCCGATACGCGGGGGGCCGCTCGGCGGTTCTTCCACATCGACGCTGAGTCGATCGTGGTGGGGGTGCTGACGGAGTTGGCGCGTGAGGGGAAGGTGGATCGGTCGCTGCTGAAGCAGGCGGTGGATCGGTATCAGTTGCTCGATGTGAGCGCGGCGGATCCGGGGGCGGCGGGGGGAGACGCGTAG
- a CDS encoding small hydrophobic protein, with the protein MMAGFGHTTRKHPRSRSRTRSRSGPDRATLGIIGVICAVAGFFVLGIILGPAAVVCGWLAMGRRWNVAPPPPALIALVLGAIDTILAIAL; encoded by the coding sequence ATGATGGCGGGCTTCGGCCACACCACGCGCAAACACCCTCGCTCGCGTAGCCGTACGAGGTCACGGAGCGGGCCGGATCGCGCGACGCTCGGGATCATCGGAGTCATCTGCGCGGTCGCCGGATTCTTTGTCCTGGGGATCATCCTCGGCCCGGCGGCCGTCGTCTGCGGCTGGCTGGCCATGGGCCGCCGCTGGAACGTCGCCCCACCGCCACCGGCCCTGATCGCCCTGGTCCTGGGAGCGATCGACACCATCCTGGCCATAGCCCTCTAG
- a CDS encoding MFS transporter, protein MTSQTTVDKTGPADEAPAASGPAPSAGLRGHPWFTLITVAVGVMMVALDGTIVAIANPAIQKDLGATFADVQWITNGYFLALAVTLITAGKLGDRFGHRQTFLIGVVGFAAASGAIGLSDSIAFVVVFRVLQGLFGALLMPAALGLLRATFPAEKLNMAIGIWGMVIGASTAGGPILGGVLVEHVSWQSVFFINVPVGVLAVVLGAVILTDHRAKNAPRSFDLLGIGLLSGAMFCLVWALIKAPEWGWGAALTWSFLGIAVLGFALFAYWENRVREPLIPLALFRSVPLSAGVVLMVLMAIAFMGGLFFVTFYLQNVHGMSPVDAGLHLLPLTGMMIVGSPLAGWLIGRTGPRIPLAGGMAFTALAMFGISTLETDTGSGLMSIWFGLLGLGLAPVMVGATEVIVGNAPMELSGVAGGLQQAAMQIGGSLGTAVLGAVMASKVDRDLAGNWADAGLPKLSPAELDQAAEAVQVGAPPVAPGTPPEIAAKITEVAHDTFISGMSLASLVAAGVAVVAVFVAFLTKRGANAEAGAGVGHI, encoded by the coding sequence ATGACTAGTCAGACCACCGTCGACAAGACGGGCCCGGCCGACGAGGCCCCGGCCGCCTCCGGCCCGGCTCCGAGCGCGGGGCTGCGCGGCCACCCGTGGTTCACCCTCATCACCGTGGCCGTCGGCGTCATGATGGTGGCCCTCGACGGCACCATCGTGGCCATCGCGAACCCGGCCATCCAGAAGGACCTCGGTGCCACGTTCGCCGACGTCCAGTGGATCACGAACGGCTACTTCCTCGCACTCGCCGTCACACTGATCACGGCGGGCAAGCTCGGCGACCGGTTCGGCCACCGCCAGACCTTCCTCATAGGCGTGGTCGGCTTCGCGGCGGCCTCGGGGGCCATCGGGCTCTCGGACAGCATCGCCTTCGTGGTGGTCTTCCGGGTGCTCCAGGGCCTGTTCGGCGCGCTGCTGATGCCGGCCGCGCTCGGCCTGCTGCGGGCCACCTTCCCGGCCGAGAAGCTGAACATGGCGATCGGTATCTGGGGCATGGTCATCGGCGCCTCCACCGCGGGCGGCCCGATCCTCGGCGGAGTGCTCGTCGAGCACGTCAGCTGGCAGTCCGTCTTCTTCATCAACGTGCCGGTCGGTGTCCTCGCGGTCGTCCTCGGCGCGGTCATCCTCACCGACCACCGGGCCAAGAACGCGCCGCGCTCCTTCGACCTGCTCGGCATCGGCCTGCTGTCCGGCGCCATGTTCTGTCTGGTCTGGGCGCTCATCAAGGCCCCGGAGTGGGGCTGGGGAGCCGCGCTGACCTGGAGCTTCCTCGGTATCGCGGTGCTCGGCTTCGCCCTGTTCGCGTACTGGGAGAACCGGGTGCGCGAGCCGCTCATCCCGCTGGCCCTCTTCCGCTCCGTACCGCTGTCGGCCGGTGTGGTCCTCATGGTGCTGATGGCGATCGCCTTCATGGGCGGCCTGTTCTTCGTCACCTTCTACCTGCAGAACGTGCACGGGATGAGCCCGGTCGACGCGGGCCTGCACCTGCTGCCGCTCACCGGCATGATGATCGTCGGCTCGCCGCTGGCCGGCTGGCTGATCGGCAGGACGGGGCCGCGCATCCCGCTGGCGGGCGGCATGGCGTTCACGGCCCTCGCCATGTTCGGCATCTCGACGCTGGAGACCGACACCGGCAGCGGGCTGATGTCGATCTGGTTCGGACTGCTCGGCCTCGGCCTCGCGCCCGTCATGGTGGGCGCCACCGAGGTCATCGTGGGCAACGCGCCGATGGAGCTGTCCGGTGTCGCGGGAGGTCTTCAGCAGGCCGCCATGCAGATCGGCGGCAGCCTCGGCACGGCGGTCCTCGGCGCTGTGATGGCCTCCAAGGTCGACCGCGACCTCGCGGGCAACTGGGCCGACGCGGGGCTCCCGAAGCTCTCCCCGGCCGAACTCGACCAGGCCGCGGAGGCGGTGCAGGTCGGCGCGCCCCCGGTGGCGCCGGGCACGCCGCCGGAGATCGCCGCGAAGATCACTGAGGTCGCCCATGACACGTTCATCTCCGGTATGAGCCTGGCGAGTCTGGTCGCGGCGGGTGTCGCCGTCGTCGCCGTCTTCGTCGCCTTCCTCACGAAGAGGGGTGCCAACGCGGAGGCGGGCGCGGGAGTCGGCCACATCTAG
- a CDS encoding TetR family transcriptional regulator: MDTAPRPGLRERKKQRTRDALVRSALELFAAQGYERTTVDEIVEAVDVSQRTFFRYFAGKEEAAFAVQEMAESHFLDAVRRRPPHEAPLDALRRAVMAGWDTIGEAIEAIVPIELHMRTYQLIESTPALLAIHLRRHEALEEQLARLIAEREGIDVDADPRPRVAVALFGGVMRLAARRWGAGDDFSVAAMRELTASYLDQTGPALIENWHTRDGSGHRDAEEAQGDFAPITPTET; the protein is encoded by the coding sequence ATGGACACGGCACCACGACCGGGCCTGCGCGAGCGCAAGAAACAGCGCACGCGGGACGCGCTGGTGCGGTCCGCCCTGGAGCTGTTCGCGGCCCAGGGCTACGAGCGGACGACCGTCGACGAGATCGTCGAGGCGGTCGACGTCTCCCAGCGCACCTTCTTCCGCTACTTCGCCGGCAAGGAGGAGGCCGCCTTCGCCGTCCAGGAGATGGCGGAGTCGCACTTCCTCGACGCGGTACGCCGACGCCCGCCCCACGAAGCCCCGTTGGACGCGTTGCGCCGGGCCGTGATGGCTGGCTGGGACACCATCGGGGAGGCGATCGAGGCGATCGTGCCGATCGAACTGCACATGCGCACCTACCAGTTGATCGAGTCGACCCCCGCGCTGCTCGCCATTCACCTGCGCCGCCACGAGGCACTGGAGGAGCAGCTGGCCCGGCTGATCGCGGAACGGGAGGGCATCGACGTGGACGCCGATCCGCGCCCGCGCGTGGCGGTCGCCCTGTTCGGCGGCGTGATGCGGCTGGCGGCCCGCAGATGGGGCGCGGGCGACGACTTCAGCGTGGCCGCGATGCGCGAGCTGACCGCCTCGTATCTCGACCAGACGGGGCCCGCCCTGATCGAGAACTGGCACACGCGCGACGGAAGCGGCCACCGGGACGCGGAAGAGGCGCAGGGCGACTTTGCCCCAATTACCCCGACGGAAACGTGA
- a CDS encoding alpha/beta hydrolase has product MTSFDSTPQLNVWRMLLALAVVFVMLGTTGWTAVRGHRGATTPIAASLAAWERGHIDGRRLPDPDGTTPIRLAQFFASLDAHQRTRLVTRYPLAVGNMNGAPVALRYRANRIALGQARKVEIARTRDSRLSAVGQRDAGRRMHRYEALMTGGRRILAFDPMGSGRVAEVFGDLGRAERVSVVVPGVDTDLLTFQRTERQYTAPVGMAKALYRAEREADPRTRTAVIAWADYTTPNGLGMDAATGVRAEEGAVRLGALVRALPGRSRVALYCHSYGSVVCGVAAHSLPPRVSDIAVAGSPGMRVERAAQLRTAARVWAVRDSDDWIQDVPHLEVGGLGHGADPMSSDFGARVLSARGAKGHTGYFEPGTDSLRNFAEIGIGAYRAVSCAHEDDGCREGLPGTTEAGRA; this is encoded by the coding sequence GTGACTTCCTTCGACTCCACCCCCCAACTCAACGTCTGGCGCATGTTGCTCGCGCTGGCCGTGGTGTTCGTGATGCTCGGGACCACCGGCTGGACAGCGGTGCGCGGCCACAGAGGGGCGACGACACCGATCGCGGCATCCCTCGCCGCCTGGGAACGCGGGCACATCGACGGGCGCCGGCTGCCCGACCCGGACGGGACGACGCCGATCCGGCTCGCCCAGTTCTTCGCCTCGCTCGACGCGCACCAGCGGACCCGGCTCGTCACCCGCTACCCGCTCGCGGTCGGCAACATGAACGGGGCGCCGGTGGCCCTGCGCTACCGCGCCAACCGGATCGCCCTCGGCCAGGCCCGCAAGGTCGAGATCGCCCGTACGCGGGACAGCCGGCTCTCCGCGGTCGGCCAGCGCGACGCGGGCCGCCGGATGCACCGCTACGAGGCCCTGATGACCGGCGGACGCCGCATCCTCGCCTTCGACCCGATGGGGTCCGGCCGGGTCGCGGAGGTCTTCGGAGACCTCGGCCGCGCCGAGCGGGTCTCGGTCGTGGTGCCCGGCGTCGACACCGACCTGCTGACCTTCCAGCGCACCGAGCGCCAGTACACCGCCCCGGTCGGCATGGCCAAGGCCCTCTACCGCGCCGAGCGGGAGGCCGACCCCCGGACGCGTACGGCCGTGATCGCGTGGGCCGACTACACGACGCCGAACGGGCTCGGCATGGACGCCGCCACCGGCGTACGCGCCGAGGAGGGCGCGGTCCGGCTCGGCGCCCTCGTCCGCGCGCTGCCCGGCCGCTCACGGGTGGCGCTGTACTGCCACAGCTACGGAAGCGTGGTCTGCGGAGTGGCCGCCCACTCGCTGCCGCCCCGGGTCTCCGACATAGCGGTGGCCGGCAGTCCGGGCATGCGGGTCGAGCGGGCCGCGCAACTGCGCACCGCGGCTCGGGTGTGGGCCGTACGGGACTCCGACGACTGGATCCAGGACGTACCGCATCTGGAGGTCGGCGGGCTCGGGCACGGCGCCGACCCGATGTCCTCCGACTTCGGCGCGCGGGTGCTGTCCGCGCGCGGGGCGAAGGGACACACCGGGTATTTCGAGCCCGGGACCGACAGCCTGCGGAATTTCGCCGAGATCGGTATTGGCGCGTACCGCGCGGTCAGCTGCGCGCACGAGGACGACGGGTGCCGGGAGGGTCTGCCCGGCACCACCGAAGCCGGACGCGCGTAG
- a CDS encoding DUF4429 domain-containing protein, which yields MARMGDVLAGFHAAWEFESDSVLIRFERGIRTPKLFQALGERRIPLDAIASVTLTPGKRGTVVLRAEPRPGADPLMEAAAGQLKDVCDPYRLVLPAERETLAEYYADELRAMLGPPDAGPAERYLVRAPETPLQFKAYDGKASFDGKSVAFRWFWTGASSAKWKAGDQTFAVADLCGVEWRSPEIFEGHLRLLRREAGVPQPGQADQDPAAVVFGLGYGPVHESLPFAAAVLAAARSGGPAVLPDGVASGPAAGAVAVVPRAARRDPADIAERIRHLGELHEAGLVTDDEFSVKKAELLAEL from the coding sequence ATGGCCCGCATGGGTGACGTACTGGCCGGATTTCATGCCGCCTGGGAGTTCGAGTCCGACTCCGTGCTCATCCGCTTCGAACGGGGGATTCGCACGCCGAAGCTGTTCCAGGCGCTCGGTGAGCGGCGCATCCCGCTCGACGCGATCGCGTCGGTGACGCTGACGCCCGGCAAGCGCGGGACGGTCGTCCTGCGTGCCGAGCCGCGGCCGGGGGCGGATCCGCTGATGGAGGCGGCGGCCGGACAGCTGAAGGACGTGTGCGACCCCTACCGGCTCGTGCTGCCCGCCGAGCGCGAGACGCTCGCCGAGTACTACGCGGACGAACTGCGCGCGATGCTGGGGCCGCCGGACGCGGGTCCGGCGGAGCGCTATCTGGTGCGGGCGCCCGAGACGCCGCTCCAGTTCAAGGCGTACGACGGGAAGGCTTCCTTCGACGGGAAGTCCGTGGCCTTCCGGTGGTTCTGGACGGGTGCCTCGTCCGCGAAGTGGAAGGCCGGCGACCAGACGTTCGCCGTCGCCGACCTGTGCGGGGTGGAGTGGCGCTCGCCCGAGATCTTCGAGGGGCATCTGCGGCTGCTGCGCCGGGAGGCGGGCGTCCCGCAGCCGGGGCAGGCGGATCAGGATCCGGCCGCCGTCGTCTTCGGGCTCGGCTACGGGCCGGTGCACGAGTCACTGCCGTTCGCGGCGGCCGTGCTGGCCGCGGCGCGGTCCGGGGGGCCCGCGGTGCTGCCCGACGGGGTGGCGTCGGGGCCGGCCGCCGGGGCGGTCGCGGTGGTTCCGCGGGCCGCCCGGCGTGATCCGGCGGACATCGCGGAGCGGATCCGGCACCTTGGTGAGCTGCATGAGGCGGGGCTCGTCACGGACGACGAGTTCTCGGTGAAGAAGGCGGAGTTGTTGGCGGAGCTTTAG
- a CDS encoding aldo/keto reductase, which translates to MTDSRIAKAPLGTGGLEVGVQGLGCMGMSFAYGPTDAEEARATLERALELGVTLYDTADAYGQGENERFLAPFFAAHRDEVVIATKFAMTIPPDEPTRRIIRNDGPYIRQAVEASLKRLDVDVIDLYYMHRRDVNVPIEETVGTMAELVREGKVKQLGLSEVTGGELRAAQTVHPIAAVQSEWSLFSRDIEAGVVPAARELGVTLVPYSPLGRGFLTGSFTDAAKDLTAGDFRRQQPRFTGDNAAANAALLDSIRTVAEAHEVSVGQIALAWVHRQAAVHGLPVVPIPGTRRRTRVEENTAATRITLTDTDLAVLDPIAAKVAGTRYADMTFASAGRE; encoded by the coding sequence ATGACGGACAGCAGGATCGCCAAGGCCCCGCTCGGTACGGGCGGCCTCGAGGTCGGCGTGCAGGGACTCGGCTGCATGGGCATGAGCTTCGCGTACGGCCCCACGGACGCCGAGGAGGCCCGGGCCACCCTGGAGCGCGCGCTGGAGCTGGGCGTCACGCTCTACGACACGGCCGACGCCTACGGGCAGGGGGAGAACGAGCGGTTCCTGGCGCCGTTCTTCGCCGCGCACCGCGACGAGGTGGTCATCGCGACGAAGTTCGCCATGACGATCCCGCCGGACGAGCCGACCCGGCGGATCATCCGCAACGACGGCCCGTACATCCGGCAGGCGGTCGAGGCGAGCCTCAAGCGCCTGGACGTCGACGTGATCGACCTCTACTACATGCACCGCCGTGATGTGAACGTCCCCATCGAGGAGACCGTCGGCACCATGGCCGAGCTGGTCCGCGAGGGCAAGGTCAAGCAGCTCGGTCTCAGCGAGGTGACGGGCGGCGAGCTGCGGGCCGCGCAGACGGTGCACCCGATCGCGGCCGTGCAGTCGGAGTGGTCGCTGTTCAGCCGGGACATCGAGGCGGGGGTCGTCCCGGCCGCCCGTGAACTGGGCGTGACCCTGGTCCCGTACTCCCCGCTCGGGCGCGGTTTCCTCACCGGCTCCTTCACGGACGCCGCCAAGGACCTGACGGCCGGTGACTTCCGCCGTCAGCAGCCGCGCTTCACGGGGGACAACGCGGCGGCGAACGCGGCTCTGCTCGACTCGATCCGGACGGTCGCGGAGGCGCACGAGGTGTCCGTGGGGCAGATCGCGCTGGCCTGGGTGCACCGGCAGGCGGCCGTGCACGGTCTGCCGGTCGTGCCGATCCCCGGCACGCGCCGGCGCACGCGGGTGGAGGAGAACACGGCGGCGACACGGATCACCCTGACGGACACGGACCTCGCGGTCCTGGACCCGATCGCCGCGAAGGTCGCGGGCACGCGCTACGCCGACATGACGTTCGCGTCGGCGGGCCGGGAGTAG
- a CDS encoding MerR family transcriptional regulator: protein MTVMETTEPGTDICVPPPQRLRRPDGRDQYTISEVVAFTGLTAHTLRWYERIGLMPHIDRSHTGQRRYSNRDLDWLDLVGKLRLTGMPVADMVRYAEMVRAGDETYADRFELLEATRRDVRARIAELQDTLAVLDRKISFYADAGQAPASERSR, encoded by the coding sequence ATGACGGTGATGGAGACCACGGAGCCCGGGACCGACATCTGCGTACCCCCGCCGCAGAGGCTGAGGCGGCCCGACGGCCGGGACCAGTACACGATCAGCGAGGTCGTCGCGTTCACCGGCCTGACGGCACACACCCTCCGCTGGTACGAGCGGATCGGGCTGATGCCGCACATCGACCGCTCGCACACGGGCCAGCGGCGCTACAGCAACCGCGACCTCGACTGGCTCGACCTCGTCGGCAAGCTGCGGCTGACCGGGATGCCGGTCGCCGACATGGTGCGGTACGCGGAGATGGTGCGGGCGGGCGACGAGACGTACGCGGACCGTTTCGAGCTGCTCGAAGCGACGCGGCGGGACGTGCGGGCCCGGATCGCCGAGCTCCAGGACACCCTCGCCGTGCTCGACCGGAAGATCAGTTTCTATGCGGACGCCGGGCAGGCCCCGGCGTCGGAGAGGTCCCGATGA
- a CDS encoding GNAT family N-acetyltransferase has protein sequence MSLVRRALPEDAGEVLRLRQVLIDSMPGADTSTGWQAASLATVRGRLADPYGGFAAFVVDHPERPGALAALVAGTLEYRIGRAGNPHGRIGYVFSVATDPAVRRRGYARACMAELVVWFRERGVGQIDLTASPEAAPLYESMGFVRTPDPLMRLKF, from the coding sequence ATGAGTCTTGTACGCCGTGCCCTGCCCGAGGACGCCGGGGAAGTGCTCCGACTGCGTCAGGTGTTGATCGACTCGATGCCCGGGGCGGACACGTCCACCGGCTGGCAGGCCGCGTCCCTGGCCACCGTACGGGGTCGGCTGGCCGATCCCTACGGGGGTTTCGCGGCCTTCGTCGTCGACCACCCCGAGCGGCCGGGGGCGCTGGCCGCGCTGGTGGCGGGGACGCTGGAGTACCGGATCGGGCGGGCCGGGAACCCGCACGGGCGGATCGGTTACGTGTTCAGTGTGGCGACGGATCCCGCGGTGCGGCGGCGGGGGTACGCGCGGGCCTGCATGGCGGAGCTGGTCGTGTGGTTCCGGGAGCGGGGGGTGGGGCAGATCGACCTGACCGCCTCCCCGGAGGCCGCGCCGCTGTACGAGTCGATGGGGTTCGTGCGGACCCCGGATCCGCTGATGCGGCTGAAGTTCTGA
- a CDS encoding serine hydrolase domain-containing protein: MSLQSLALIEKWPVPTAAAAVVRADGTVLGTRGPVTRPFALASVTKPLAAYAVLVAYEEGAVELDEAAGPEGATVRHLLAHTSGLAFDEHRVTAPPGQRRLYSNAGFEQLGDHLAKATEIPFGEYLRQAVLEPLGMTSTTLDGSPAKDGVSTVDDLVRFAAEVQAPRLLDPRTVAEAMTVQYPGTKGVLPGYGHQNPNDWGLGFEIRDSKSPHWTGGSSSPRTFGHFGQSGTFLWIDPDAGVACVTLTDRAFGTWATEAWPPFTDAVLAELRNG; the protein is encoded by the coding sequence ATGTCCTTGCAGAGCCTCGCACTGATCGAGAAGTGGCCCGTCCCCACCGCCGCCGCGGCCGTCGTACGGGCGGACGGCACCGTCCTGGGGACCCGTGGGCCCGTCACCCGACCCTTCGCGCTGGCCTCCGTCACCAAACCCCTCGCCGCCTACGCCGTGCTCGTCGCGTACGAGGAAGGGGCCGTCGAGCTCGATGAGGCGGCCGGGCCCGAGGGCGCCACCGTGCGGCACCTGCTCGCGCACACCAGCGGGCTCGCCTTCGACGAGCACCGGGTGACCGCTCCGCCCGGACAGCGGCGGCTGTACTCCAACGCCGGGTTCGAGCAGCTGGGCGACCACCTCGCGAAGGCGACGGAGATCCCCTTCGGGGAGTATCTGAGGCAGGCGGTGCTCGAACCGCTCGGGATGACGTCGACGACCCTCGACGGCTCGCCCGCGAAGGACGGCGTCTCGACCGTCGACGACCTGGTGCGGTTCGCCGCCGAGGTGCAGGCGCCGCGGCTGCTCGACCCGCGGACGGTCGCCGAGGCGATGACCGTGCAGTACCCGGGCACGAAGGGCGTCCTGCCGGGCTACGGCCACCAGAACCCGAACGACTGGGGCCTCGGCTTCGAGATCCGCGACTCCAAGTCCCCGCACTGGACGGGCGGTTCGTCCTCCCCGCGCACCTTCGGCCACTTCGGCCAGTCCGGCACGTTCCTGTGGATCGACCCGGACGCGGGCGTCGCCTGCGTGACCCTGACGGACCGGGCGTTCGGCACGTGGGCGACCGAGGCGTGGCCGCCCTTCACGGACGCGGTGCTCGCCGAACTCCGGAACGGCTAA